A genomic window from Sulfurimonas paralvinellae includes:
- the petA gene encoding ubiquinol-cytochrome c reductase iron-sulfur subunit — translation MKNSSRRGFMGKAFGAVAGVGAVASLYAMKRTWDPLPSVKAAGFTTLDMSAYKENELVTEKWRGKPIFVLKQNAEMVKKAQANPKDMERLIKIGNDYFMVCVGLCTHLGCIPGYNPDEQSFLCACHGGMYDFTAEVTKAPPPRGLDIPPFKIDGMKIVLGEEGPEYKKMLETGVTLKV, via the coding sequence ATGAAAAATAGTAGCCGTAGAGGTTTTATGGGTAAAGCATTTGGTGCTGTTGCCGGCGTTGGCGCAGTAGCTTCTTTATATGCTATGAAAAGAACGTGGGATCCCTTACCAAGCGTAAAAGCAGCGGGATTTACGACTCTTGATATGTCAGCATATAAAGAGAATGAACTTGTTACTGAGAAATGGAGAGGGAAACCTATCTTTGTTCTCAAGCAAAATGCAGAAATGGTTAAAAAAGCGCAAGCAAATCCGAAAGATATGGAAAGACTTATTAAAATAGGAAATGACTATTTTATGGTATGTGTAGGTCTTTGTACACACCTTGGTTGTATCCCTGGATATAACCCTGATGAACAGAGTTTCCTTTGTGCTTGTCATGGTGGTATGTATGATTTTACTGCAGAAGTGACAAAAGCTCCACCACCACGTGGACTTGATATTCCTCCGTTTAAAATTGATGGTATGAAGATAGTTCTTGGTGAAGAAGGACCTGAATATAAGAAAATGCTAGAAACTGGCGTTACTCTTAAAGTATAG
- a CDS encoding 7-carboxy-7-deazaguanine synthase QueE, with protein MVYLVEHFYSIQGEGKYVGTPSLFFRFGGCNMRCEGFGCIEKADDGVEVLGCDTVYAVNKEHFSHTWIPITKPQELLSVLELYDLPCAVDIVLTGGEPLIYANDEVFVTFLELLIARGHQVTFETNGSLNIDFEHYPVYKECVFALSVKLANSKEPLSKRIRGDVIYNIASNAKDAFFKFSIDRDSIDLALEDEIESIRIHSPKTKVYCMPVGGTKAEVEANTEPLIEFCKAKGYNFSDRLHIRIWDANKGV; from the coding sequence ATGGTCTATCTCGTTGAACATTTTTACTCCATTCAGGGCGAAGGAAAATATGTAGGTACTCCTTCACTTTTTTTTCGTTTTGGCGGATGTAATATGCGTTGTGAGGGTTTTGGCTGTATTGAAAAAGCGGATGACGGCGTTGAGGTCCTTGGTTGCGATACTGTCTATGCTGTCAATAAAGAACATTTTTCCCATACTTGGATACCAATCACAAAGCCGCAGGAACTCTTAAGTGTTTTGGAACTTTATGATCTGCCATGTGCTGTAGATATTGTCCTGACCGGTGGCGAGCCTTTGATATATGCCAATGATGAAGTCTTTGTGACTTTCCTTGAGCTTTTGATTGCCAGAGGGCATCAGGTGACATTTGAGACGAACGGTTCGCTAAATATTGATTTTGAGCACTATCCGGTCTATAAAGAGTGTGTATTCGCTTTGTCGGTAAAACTTGCCAATTCAAAAGAGCCTCTTTCCAAACGTATTCGCGGAGATGTCATTTACAATATTGCCTCAAATGCAAAAGATGCTTTTTTTAAGTTTTCCATAGATAGAGACTCTATCGATCTGGCACTCGAAGATGAGATAGAAAGCATCCGGATCCATTCACCAAAAACAAAGGTCTACTGCATGCCTGTTGGCGGTACAAAAGCAGAAGTTGAAGCCAATACTGAGCCGCTTATAGAGTTTTGCAAGGCAAAAGGCTACAATTTTAGCGACAGACTGCATATACGTATCTGGGATGCGAATAAAGGAGTGTAG
- a CDS encoding OprD family outer membrane porin, which produces MKLLQIHKKSYLVTYCFLLLALSNSAIASTNQSDSIYQSLHNGKISFDTKLFYMVRTFEKTPDPSTKALTFGGIMKYESLSYRGLKIGIGYYGNFNTGLYSDYTAANPKGGTSLLERKTGDDINFLGEAYLQYKYQNTEVKIGRQQLETPIIDILQLRTLPAVYEACVVKNRDIANTMIELSYVRAYSGFASKDNGFLRHDDEWGKDGLGSLYITNKSIQNLYISAQYVLPLSKKSNSGSHIAIEDYSYLDAKYSLPYGDVSYIKFQAGGNRYDKKSDSKMIGARVGGMFNKKIGAELSYNQIFSNSFATILSAPMYTDWQQGYSNYEPSMAYGARFILYPLKNLKIKAGSVNVNAASGYNRDNYIESIFYGAYTLNKASKFELLYSFKDQKAGSSRESRQDFRMVYNFNF; this is translated from the coding sequence ATGAAGCTGTTGCAAATTCATAAAAAGAGCTATCTTGTCACATATTGTTTTTTACTCCTGGCACTTAGTAATAGTGCCATAGCCTCTACAAATCAATCAGATTCCATCTACCAATCGCTTCACAATGGAAAAATCTCTTTTGACACAAAACTTTTCTATATGGTTCGAACCTTTGAGAAAACACCGGATCCAAGCACAAAAGCACTCACTTTTGGTGGTATTATGAAGTATGAGAGCCTGTCCTATCGGGGTTTAAAGATTGGCATCGGCTACTATGGGAACTTCAACACCGGTCTCTATTCCGACTACACCGCTGCAAATCCAAAAGGTGGTACAAGTCTTTTGGAGAGAAAAACAGGGGATGATATCAACTTTTTAGGTGAAGCTTATCTACAATATAAGTACCAAAACACCGAAGTGAAAATAGGCCGTCAACAATTAGAAACTCCCATTATAGATATACTACAGCTTAGAACACTTCCTGCTGTTTATGAAGCTTGTGTTGTAAAAAATAGAGATATAGCAAATACGATGATAGAGCTATCTTATGTCAGAGCCTACAGCGGTTTTGCTTCCAAAGACAACGGGTTTTTACGCCATGATGACGAATGGGGTAAAGATGGTCTTGGCTCTCTCTATATTACAAATAAAAGTATCCAAAACCTTTATATAAGTGCTCAGTATGTTCTACCACTCTCAAAAAAGAGTAATAGCGGCAGCCATATTGCTATAGAAGATTACAGCTATCTTGATGCAAAATACAGCTTGCCTTATGGAGACGTGAGTTACATAAAATTTCAAGCCGGCGGTAACAGATACGACAAAAAATCTGACTCTAAAATGATAGGTGCAAGAGTAGGCGGCATGTTCAACAAAAAGATTGGAGCTGAACTCTCTTACAACCAGATCTTTTCCAACAGTTTTGCAACAATTCTGTCTGCGCCTATGTATACCGATTGGCAGCAGGGCTATAGCAATTATGAACCAAGTATGGCATATGGTGCAAGGTTCATACTCTATCCTCTGAAAAATTTGAAAATAAAAGCAGGCTCTGTCAATGTCAATGCCGCATCAGGTTATAATAGAGATAACTACATAGAGTCCATCTTTTACGGTGCCTATACTTTGAATAAAGCATCAAAATTTGAACTGCTTTACTCATTCAAAGACCAAAAAGCTGGTTCATCCCGTGAGAGTAGACAGGATTTTAGAATGGTTTATAATTTTAATTTTTAG
- a CDS encoding cytochrome b has translation MAHFTKATSLHDWLNQRLAIDTLRRVLATEYWIPKNINFLWAMGMVLAITFGLLLISGIFLLMYYQPNVNLAFDSVNYTIMQEVGYGWLWRHVHGVAASVVFLVIYIHMFTGIYYGSYKNGREIIWLSGMLLFVAFSAEAFSGYMLPWGQMSYWAGMVITNLFSGGSLHADGLVEWIRGDYVPAQAFLNRFFMLHVLLIPLVILGLIGLHFGALRIPHVNNQDGEEIDFDAEAKKYLSGDKAGSKVIRFANDFMSKDMMVVGIYLIFFFYLVFYHYDFAMDPVNFDPANGLKTPTHIYPEWYFLWSYEILRPFSTNVGLIAFAFAQVIFFMLPFLDRSPNAVPASRRGLFKYWFWAMLIDMIILTAMGKVPPEGLFSTIGLYAALTFIGLWIALPFITKFEKKV, from the coding sequence ATGGCACATTTTACAAAAGCAACAAGCCTGCATGACTGGCTCAATCAACGCTTAGCAATTGATACGCTTCGTCGTGTTTTAGCAACTGAGTATTGGATTCCGAAGAACATTAACTTCTTATGGGCAATGGGGATGGTTTTAGCTATCACTTTTGGTCTATTGTTAATTTCTGGAATCTTCTTATTGATGTATTACCAACCAAATGTTAATTTGGCATTTGACAGTGTTAACTACACGATCATGCAAGAAGTCGGGTATGGCTGGCTATGGAGACACGTTCATGGTGTGGCTGCATCAGTAGTCTTCCTTGTGATCTATATTCACATGTTTACTGGGATCTATTACGGTTCATACAAGAACGGCCGTGAGATTATCTGGCTTTCTGGTATGCTTCTTTTTGTTGCATTCTCAGCAGAAGCGTTTTCTGGTTACATGCTTCCATGGGGGCAAATGTCTTACTGGGCAGGTATGGTTATTACTAACCTTTTCTCTGGTGGTTCACTGCATGCAGATGGTTTAGTTGAGTGGATTCGTGGGGATTATGTTCCTGCACAGGCATTCTTGAACCGTTTCTTTATGCTTCACGTTCTTCTTATTCCTTTGGTTATTTTAGGACTTATCGGTCTTCACTTCGGTGCACTCCGTATTCCTCACGTAAATAATCAAGATGGTGAAGAAATCGATTTTGATGCAGAAGCGAAAAAATATTTGTCTGGTGATAAAGCAGGTTCTAAAGTAATCAGATTTGCAAATGACTTTATGTCTAAAGATATGATGGTTGTTGGAATCTATTTGATTTTCTTCTTCTATTTAGTCTTCTATCATTATGATTTCGCAATGGATCCGGTGAACTTTGACCCTGCAAATGGACTCAAAACTCCTACGCACATCTATCCTGAGTGGTACTTCCTATGGTCTTATGAGATCTTGCGTCCATTCTCAACGAATGTTGGTCTAATTGCGTTTGCTTTTGCACAGGTTATTTTCTTTATGCTGCCGTTCTTAGACAGAAGTCCAAATGCAGTTCCTGCATCACGTCGTGGTCTGTTTAAATATTGGTTCTGGGCAATGCTTATTGATATGATCATACTGACTGCAATGGGTAAAGTTCCACCTGAAGGTCTGTTTAGTACAATTGGACTTTATGCAGCACTAACATTTATTGGTCTATGGATAGCACTTCCATTCATCACTAAATTTGAAAAAAAAGTTTAA
- a CDS encoding RDD family protein: MRFRDIKKNKKRKQQLQEKNKTQIRYASYPDRIKALITDMFMIYAPILYFITYVVMGSKEAFQSSQWAPFLGVTLYALIYALLISKFGQTPGKKAYDIKVVDDTTHENISFIRAFVRFIAFLFSATILLGLLTPFYRKDKKALHDIICSTIEISVDKPLSV, encoded by the coding sequence ATGAGATTCAGAGATATTAAAAAAAATAAAAAACGCAAACAACAACTTCAAGAAAAAAATAAAACACAGATACGTTATGCCTCGTATCCCGATCGTATCAAGGCGCTCATTACTGATATGTTTATGATATATGCCCCTATACTCTATTTTATCACCTATGTAGTCATGGGCAGTAAAGAGGCGTTTCAATCTTCTCAGTGGGCACCGTTTTTGGGTGTGACACTCTATGCCCTCATCTATGCACTTTTAATTTCCAAATTTGGGCAAACTCCGGGTAAAAAAGCCTATGATATTAAAGTCGTGGATGATACAACACATGAAAATATCAGCTTCATTCGCGCATTTGTCCGTTTTATAGCTTTTTTGTTTTCGGCAACAATTTTGCTTGGACTTTTAACTCCTTTTTATCGCAAAGATAAAAAAGCACTGCATGATATCATCTGCTCTACAATAGAAATAAGTGTCGATAAACCGTTAAGCGTTTAA
- a CDS encoding TnsA endonuclease N-terminal domain-containing protein, with protein MITFPQRKIKKNYRSVTGHFPSIKNGKSVAYESKLEKTFFLTLEFDDNVISYQEQPQISIDFQKRIKTYSADCYVRYDKAANIDDSLVEVKYTQELEKKKEYFEEKFASIRQACDDLNLDFQIFTEQNYPQVYIDNLDFLYRYKTHGREKRYDNQILSFNFTDATTASKIANTLTNDPKELIIAANAIWGLVAAGKLTTDLHNTKVSMYSIIEPAL; from the coding sequence ATGATTACTTTTCCTCAACGCAAAATTAAGAAGAACTATCGCTCTGTCACAGGTCATTTTCCCAGTATAAAAAATGGTAAGTCGGTTGCTTATGAATCCAAGCTGGAGAAAACTTTCTTTTTAACACTGGAATTTGATGACAATGTTATTTCATATCAGGAACAACCTCAAATCTCTATAGATTTCCAAAAGAGAATAAAAACATACAGTGCAGACTGTTATGTCCGGTATGATAAAGCAGCGAATATAGATGATTCGCTAGTCGAAGTAAAATATACGCAGGAACTCGAAAAAAAGAAAGAATACTTTGAGGAAAAATTTGCATCTATTCGCCAAGCATGTGATGATCTTAACTTAGACTTTCAAATTTTTACAGAGCAAAACTATCCGCAAGTCTATATAGATAATTTGGATTTCTTGTATCGCTATAAAACTCATGGCAGAGAAAAAAGATATGATAATCAGATTTTATCATTCAATTTTACAGATGCTACTACCGCCTCAAAGATAGCAAACACTTTAACTAATGATCCAAAAGAACTTATTATCGCAGCCAATGCTATTTGGGGATTGGTCGCTGCCGGTAAACTCACAACCGACTTACATAATACAAAAGTCAGTATGTATTCCATTATAGAGCCGGCTTTATGA
- the moaA gene encoding GTP 3',8-cyclase MoaA: MLIDSYDRVVDYIRVSVTERCNFRCQYCMPEKPFSWVPKENLLSFEELFEFMKVAIDEGVKKIRITGGEPLLREDLDKFIKMIYDYAPDVDLAMTTNAFLLKGTAQKLKDAGLKRINVSIDTLKPEVAQAIAGKDVLKNVLEGVDEALKVGLKVKANMVPMKGMNADEISDVLEYCKARDITVRFIEYMENAYAKAGISKLSGQEALDELSKKYSFVSEGYDGASPAKYYKMDDGYRFGIIEPYGDDFCKQCNRIRLTAEGQLIPCLYFDEAMSIAESVKRGDIKGAAAVLKEVVRTKPEKNRWGGEDDEVSTRAFYETGG, from the coding sequence ATGCTCATAGACAGCTATGACAGAGTCGTCGATTATATTCGTGTTTCGGTGACAGAGAGATGTAACTTCAGATGCCAGTACTGTATGCCGGAAAAACCTTTTTCATGGGTGCCAAAAGAGAATCTGCTCTCATTTGAAGAACTTTTTGAATTTATGAAAGTAGCCATTGATGAAGGTGTCAAGAAGATTCGTATAACAGGTGGAGAACCGCTTCTGCGTGAGGACCTTGATAAGTTCATTAAAATGATCTATGACTATGCACCCGATGTTGATCTGGCAATGACAACCAATGCATTTTTACTCAAAGGAACGGCACAGAAGCTAAAAGATGCCGGACTTAAGCGAATAAACGTAAGTATAGATACTTTGAAGCCGGAAGTCGCACAGGCAATTGCGGGTAAAGATGTCTTGAAAAATGTACTCGAAGGTGTCGATGAAGCACTCAAAGTAGGACTGAAAGTAAAAGCGAATATGGTGCCTATGAAGGGTATGAATGCTGATGAGATTTCAGATGTTTTGGAATATTGCAAAGCTCGTGATATTACGGTACGTTTTATAGAGTATATGGAAAATGCTTACGCAAAGGCGGGCATTTCGAAACTAAGCGGACAAGAAGCTTTAGATGAACTTTCCAAAAAGTACAGTTTTGTCTCTGAGGGCTATGATGGAGCTTCTCCGGCGAAGTATTATAAAATGGATGATGGATACAGATTCGGGATTATCGAGCCCTATGGAGATGACTTTTGCAAGCAGTGTAACCGTATTAGATTGACAGCGGAAGGACAGCTTATTCCATGCCTCTATTTTGATGAAGCGATGAGCATTGCAGAGTCTGTCAAGCGGGGTGATATTAAAGGAGCGGCAGCTGTACTCAAAGAAGTCGTCCGTACAAAACCAGAGAAAAACCGCTGGGGCGGAGAAGATGATGAAGTATCTACCCGTGCATTTTATGAAACCGGTGGATGA
- a CDS encoding substrate-binding periplasmic protein, with protein sequence MKILHFLVAILLIFSSVKADSSKAFYWTDDEDYPPLIYRGADGKPTGILYDIMKEAFHRLDTPLKVDVYPWNRSQKMVKNGTSDGMVSLVTKERSLFTKASDPILLSSEYIFVNKNNPHLHEIMSVRSLKDLKPFKIVEALGAGWTQANLKGFKIEWVPNIGNAFEMLIKERADIYIANGYTATDFIEKKVRIGNTLSQGYKKIIMNPYPIKTVAFRLLINKNSTYVDILDKFNKVINQMKMDGTIDAIIAKRRSYSVNKTSIIEKENSIEYN encoded by the coding sequence ATGAAAATTTTACATTTTTTAGTAGCAATACTCTTAATATTTTCTTCTGTCAAGGCAGATAGCAGTAAGGCTTTTTATTGGACTGATGACGAAGATTATCCACCACTCATCTACCGTGGTGCTGATGGAAAACCTACCGGTATCCTATACGATATTATGAAAGAAGCGTTTCATCGTCTTGATACTCCTTTGAAAGTTGACGTCTATCCATGGAACAGATCACAAAAAATGGTAAAAAATGGAACTTCCGATGGGATGGTCTCCCTTGTAACTAAAGAGAGAAGTTTGTTTACAAAAGCATCCGATCCAATTTTGCTAAGTAGTGAATATATATTTGTCAACAAAAACAATCCTCATCTACATGAAATAATGTCCGTACGCTCATTAAAAGATTTAAAACCTTTTAAAATCGTCGAAGCACTTGGTGCGGGATGGACACAGGCAAATTTAAAAGGATTCAAGATAGAGTGGGTTCCAAATATAGGGAACGCATTTGAGATGCTGATTAAAGAGAGAGCTGATATATATATTGCCAACGGTTACACAGCTACAGACTTTATTGAGAAAAAAGTACGTATCGGAAATACGCTTTCGCAAGGGTACAAAAAGATTATCATGAATCCATACCCAATAAAAACAGTAGCATTCAGACTACTTATCAATAAAAATTCGACATATGTCGATATACTGGATAAATTTAATAAAGTCATCAATCAGATGAAAATGGATGGCACCATTGACGCTATTATCGCAAAGCGAAGATCGTATAGTGTGAACAAAACAAGTATCATTGAAAAAGAGAATAGTATTGAATACAATTGA
- a CDS encoding c-type cytochrome, producing the protein MKELFILVVVTVFTLLTYWLVEPFAHSQMHKHYESEGFAYKDLPALTKKGDAARGKDLVMGAGACTGCHGIKAAGMPAPMDPVTAAQSYGVNPPDLSNAGAVFDPKFLAALIKNPAHALMVEHKFDPAKGQMHPMTQFYGAGGDLDQEVADMVAYLQSIAPKPEELTPNQAFETACGRCHAIHYEYNKEGELHPAWTQIGEKPAFKHKQDELMFEKNVLDYQDALKKYMGTLPPDLSMYIRSRGEHYIKTFVENPQNYLKGTAMPRVGVNAVAAEKVIEHLEDVGDSKRFKREEVGRNVMIFMFIFAIFAILWKKEVWRDLH; encoded by the coding sequence GTGAAAGAATTATTTATATTAGTGGTTGTAACTGTTTTTACTCTTTTAACATATTGGTTAGTTGAGCCTTTTGCACATTCACAAATGCACAAACATTATGAGAGTGAAGGTTTTGCTTACAAAGATCTTCCTGCACTCACTAAAAAAGGTGACGCAGCTCGTGGTAAAGATCTAGTTATGGGTGCCGGTGCATGTACTGGTTGTCATGGTATCAAAGCAGCTGGTATGCCGGCTCCTATGGATCCTGTTACTGCAGCACAAAGTTATGGTGTTAATCCACCGGATCTTTCAAATGCAGGTGCTGTATTTGATCCTAAATTCTTAGCAGCGCTCATTAAAAACCCAGCTCACGCTTTAATGGTAGAGCACAAATTTGACCCTGCAAAAGGACAAATGCACCCAATGACACAATTCTATGGTGCAGGTGGAGATTTAGATCAGGAAGTTGCTGACATGGTTGCTTACCTACAGTCTATCGCTCCAAAACCTGAGGAATTGACACCAAATCAAGCGTTCGAAACTGCTTGTGGTAGATGTCACGCTATTCATTATGAATACAACAAAGAGGGTGAATTACATCCTGCATGGACACAAATCGGTGAAAAACCTGCATTTAAACATAAACAAGATGAGTTGATGTTTGAGAAAAATGTACTTGATTATCAAGATGCATTGAAAAAATATATGGGAACTTTACCACCGGATTTAAGTATGTATATCCGTTCACGCGGTGAGCACTACATTAAAACTTTTGTTGAAAATCCTCAAAACTACCTCAAAGGAACTGCAATGCCACGTGTTGGTGTAAATGCTGTTGCTGCTGAGAAAGTTATTGAACACCTTGAAGATGTCGGTGATTCAAAAAGATTTAAAAGAGAAGAAGTCGGTAGAAATGTAATGATATTTATGTTTATCTTTGCAATCTTCGCTATTCTTTGGAAAAAAGAGGTCTGGAGAGATCTTCACTAA
- a CDS encoding putative bifunctional diguanylate cyclase/phosphodiesterase, with protein sequence MNTIDKKSRLSSRFILHVTSIIIISTLLFSLMLAYEQYQTKISEITNSVENTLTSNKSIISQALWRIDTQALKIKAQEFLLDSSITFVQISDENGKNIIKLGNSEDVNIKKSVDLYHNDNGKKIFLGKLTLAGSTKSILKDIESSVLILVLQSILLIVIIIFYITYIFKRLISDHLVTIQHYVNKIDIEKKQSPLALQRSKNKFADELDDTVKAINYMRQEAHTHYQKVEYQTLHDSLTNLYNRKAIEKQIKEIVQHKYLKQQYHALFLISIDHFKFINDSLGHQMGDFVLQEVAQRLLLLNINEKDVGRLGGDIFMFVIEDMGTNIEQAKKTALDYGQHILEVIQEPLKIKQLEYHISASIGIKLFGKESNVDTIIKNADNALHRAKLKGVNQIELFYPKMQVSIDRRLRIEEVLREEIKNNRLIVNFQPKCYLNGVIYSAESLVRMQSVDGEFFSPAEFIPIAEDIGLIIEIGKQVMMKVFDFIHQNRALIEQSSIQSIAINISPTHFAIDGFCDQLTALSRQYNLPENFITIEITEEATVTNIQHLIDIMNCLKKSGFNLSIDDFGTGYSSLQYLQKFPLDELKIDKSFIDEIVTKPQSQAIVKTIITMAHNLDFHVVAEGVEDAEQLALLREYGCDLIQGYLFSKPLDEKAFINKLMKSYHEAVANS encoded by the coding sequence TTGAATACAATTGATAAAAAAAGTAGACTTTCAAGTCGTTTTATACTCCATGTTACAAGTATCATAATCATATCAACCCTACTCTTTTCTCTCATGCTTGCCTATGAGCAGTATCAAACAAAAATTTCTGAAATAACAAATAGTGTTGAAAACACACTCACTAGCAATAAATCAATCATATCGCAAGCTCTTTGGAGAATTGATACCCAAGCACTTAAAATTAAAGCACAGGAATTTTTACTTGATAGCTCGATAACATTTGTACAAATAAGTGATGAAAACGGCAAAAATATCATCAAGCTTGGAAATAGTGAAGATGTAAATATAAAAAAATCAGTTGATTTGTACCATAATGATAATGGAAAAAAGATTTTTCTCGGAAAACTTACACTTGCAGGTTCAACGAAGTCGATATTAAAAGATATTGAATCATCTGTTCTCATTCTCGTACTGCAGAGTATATTGCTTATTGTGATAATCATATTTTATATTACCTATATATTTAAACGATTGATCTCTGATCATCTCGTAACAATCCAACACTATGTCAACAAAATCGACATAGAAAAAAAACAGTCCCCATTGGCATTGCAAAGATCAAAAAACAAGTTTGCCGATGAACTTGACGATACAGTAAAAGCCATTAATTATATGCGCCAAGAGGCTCATACGCATTACCAAAAAGTTGAGTATCAAACACTTCATGATTCACTGACGAATCTCTACAATCGAAAAGCAATTGAAAAACAGATAAAAGAGATAGTGCAGCATAAGTATCTAAAACAGCAGTATCATGCACTGTTTCTTATCAGTATAGATCACTTCAAGTTCATCAATGACTCTTTGGGACACCAAATGGGTGATTTTGTTTTACAAGAGGTTGCACAACGACTTCTTTTGCTTAATATCAACGAAAAAGATGTCGGTCGTCTCGGAGGTGATATTTTTATGTTTGTTATTGAGGATATGGGCACCAATATTGAGCAAGCGAAAAAAACAGCACTCGATTATGGACAACATATCCTAGAAGTTATACAAGAGCCTCTCAAAATAAAGCAACTGGAATATCACATTAGTGCTAGTATTGGCATCAAACTATTTGGTAAAGAGAGTAACGTTGATACAATAATCAAAAATGCGGACAATGCACTCCACCGCGCCAAGCTAAAAGGTGTAAATCAAATAGAACTATTTTATCCCAAAATGCAAGTTAGTATCGACAGACGTCTTAGAATTGAAGAGGTACTTAGAGAAGAGATTAAGAACAACCGTTTGATTGTCAATTTTCAACCAAAATGTTATTTAAATGGAGTGATTTATTCTGCAGAGTCATTGGTTCGGATGCAATCAGTTGATGGCGAGTTCTTCTCTCCTGCTGAGTTTATTCCTATTGCTGAAGATATAGGTTTGATTATTGAAATTGGAAAACAGGTGATGATGAAAGTTTTTGATTTCATTCATCAGAATCGAGCACTTATAGAGCAATCGAGCATACAAAGCATCGCCATCAATATATCGCCTACACACTTTGCCATTGATGGATTTTGTGATCAACTTACCGCATTATCAAGACAATACAACCTGCCTGAGAATTTTATTACTATTGAGATAACGGAAGAAGCAACCGTTACAAATATACAACACCTCATTGATATCATGAATTGCCTCAAAAAGAGCGGATTCAATCTCTCCATCGATGACTTTGGTACAGGGTACTCCTCTTTACAGTATCTGCAAAAATTTCCTCTTGATGAACTTAAGATCGATAAATCTTTCATCGATGAGATTGTCACAAAGCCTCAATCCCAGGCAATCGTTAAAACGATTATCACTATGGCGCACAATCTGGATTTTCATGTTGTTGCAGAAGGGGTGGAGGACGCAGAACAGTTGGCATTGCTAAGAGAGTATGGATGTGACCTTATCCAAGGATACCTCTTTTCCAAGCCATTGGATGAGAAAGCTTTTATAAATAAACTCATGAAGAGTTATCATGAAGCTGTTGCAAATTCATAA